Sequence from the Deltaproteobacteria bacterium genome:
ACCTTGATGCACATCCTGGGACTTCTCGACAGCCTGACCGCCGGTCAGTACGAGCTTGAAGGCGAGGATGTCTCCTCCATCTCCCGAAACATGAGGGCCGATATACGAAATCGGAAAATCGGCTTTATTTTTCAGACGTTCAACCTGCTGTCTCGGTCAACCGCCCTGGAAAACGTTGAACTTCCCATGCTCTACCGCCGGCCTGGCGATCAAAACCGGCGTGAAAAGGCCATGGAGGCCCTCAAGCTTGTCGGGCTTGAAGATCGGGCCTTCCATCAGCCCATGCAGCTTTCAGGCGGGCAGCAGCAGCGGGTCGCTTTCGCCAGGGCCTTGATCAACAGCCCCAGCCTGATCCTGGCTGACGAACCGACCGGAAACCTGGACACCAGGACCGGGCAGGAGATCATCAAACTGCTTGACTCCCTCCACGATCAGGGAATCACCGTCATCCTGGTCACTCATGACCCGGAGGTGGGCCAGGCCGCCCGGCGCAGGATCTTTTTTCGAGATGGGCTTCTGGAACGGGAGGAAGTGAACTAATCCAGTGCGGGCTGATGTAAACGGCCCACTCGAGGTGTGAACCGATATGGATATCATATTAACAGCCTTCCGTCTGGCCGTCAGGGCCTTGTTAGCTTACAAGGTCAGGAGCCTTCTGACCATGCTGGGCATCATCATCGGCATCGGATCCGTGATCGTCATGTTCAGCATCGGGCGAGGAGCCAACGCCAGTATTCAGAAGCAGATCAACGACCTGGGCACCAATATGCTCATGATCTTTTCAGGCTCCAGTAAAAAGGGCGGGGTGCGGGCCGGGTGGGGGACCATGCCTAGCTTAACGGTCAAGGACGCCCTGGCCATCGAACGGGAATGCCCGGCCGTGCGGCTCTCGAGCTATCTCATCTCCCGAAACGTGCAGGTCGTGAATGGCAAAACAAACTGGGGCACAAAAGGGTACGGCGTCTCTCCGAATTTCGCAGAGATTAGAGCCTGGCCCATTCAAGAAGGGCAATTCCTAACCGCCCAGCACCTTAAATCCGCGGCCAGCGTGGTGGTCCTGGGTTCTTCCGTGGCCGAAAACCTCTTCCAGCCCGGGGAGGAGATCATTGGTCGCAAAGTCCGTATAAAAAACTTTCCCTTCCGCGTTATCGGGGTTCTGATACCCAAGGGACGTAATCCCAGCGGGCAGGATCAGGACGACGTCGTTTTTATTCCTTACACTACACACGTCCGGAGGCTCATTGGCAGGCGACTGCCTGGAATCGTCCATTACATCGGGGTTTCCGCACAATCACAGGAGCTTGTGCCCGAAGCCAAGCGTGAAATTGAGGAACTCCTCCGTCAGAGACACCGCATCCTTCCTGGTCAGGACGATGACTTTACCATCCGCACCTTAGATGAGTTCTCTAACATGGCCGCCAAAACCACCGGCACCATGACCCTGCTGCTTACCGCCGTGGCCGCGGTGAGCCTGGCCGTGGGCGGCATCGGTATTATGAACATCATGCTGGTCTCGGTGACGGAACGCACCCGGGAGATCGGCATCCGCATGGCCGTGGGGGCCAGGGAACGGGATGTGCTCGTTCAATTCCTGGTGGAATCCGTGACCATGAGTATCGTCGGCGGTCTCCTTGGAACCATCCTGGGGATCGCATCATCAAAGCTGATCTCCGGCCTGGCCGAGTGGCCGACTATCATCACCATGGACTCAATTCTACTGGCGACCTTGTTTTCTATGGGGGTGGGGGTCTTCTTCGGCTTCTACCCGGCCCGCAAGGCCTCCCGCATGGACCCTATCGAAGCCCTCAGATACGAGTAACAGCTAAATAGCGGGCGGGGATAAACCCCACACCTACTCTAAATCGGTATTGTAGGGGCAGTGTTTATCCCCGCCCGCCTGAAAACCTTTCGGGATTATTCCCCCATTAATTTCACCAGGTTCTTCACCATCTGCTGCGTCGTCATGAAGACCATTTCTTTGGAGAGGAAGTATCCGGGCGAGGCGTCCAGACGAATTCTGGTGACCTCTTCTGCGGTTTGCCGCACATCCTGAGTGCGGGCGTAAGATTCCTCAATTAACTTTCGCGTCTCCTGAGCGGCTTCGGTGGCGTCCTGGATATACTCCCGGGCGTCCCAACCGGTCATGACGCCGTAATGCCCGGCCAGATATATCTCAACATCTAAAGCGGCTATCCTTTCCAGGGTCTGCTGGTACTGGTCGAAGTTGGAATTGGCCACGGTGAAAGCCGTGTCCCCGTAAGGAATTCCTCCAGCGTCAGAAGCGAACAGGGCTTTTTCTTCAGGGAGGTAAACGGCAATGGAACAGGAAGAGTGACCGCGCGCGTCAATGATCTCCAGGTTCAAGTCGCCGCAAGGCAGTGTATCCCCGCCGCCAACCGCCTCTTCGATTTCGAGCCTTGCGAAATCCAGGAGGCCCTGTTCCCTGACTTCCTCTTCCACTCCATGTCCGGCGGCCGTAACCTGGTTCATGCTGGCAATGGTCTCAACGACCCTCGGCTCTGCAAACATCTCTTTAGCCCTGGCCGAGGCCGTCACCTTTGCCCAGGGCCAGCGTTTTTTAAAGTAGGGAATACACCCCACATGATCAAAGTGGGCATGGAGGATGACGATACGTCTGATCCTGTCCTCTTTAATCCCGAAATTCTGAATCTGCTTTGGTATTTCAAAGGCAGCATAGACCATGCCTCCGCCTATCAAGGCATACTCTTCGCCTCCGTCCACAAGGTATATGCACGATTCCGTGCGCCCCAAGAAAAAAATTCTGTCCGTGACACGGCCTGGTTCGGTGATTCTCATCAGCTCGACTCCTTTCCCTGTTACCAGACTACAGGCCGTATGCTTATACTACAAATCACGGACAAGAACCAGGACCGCGGCGCACATGAACACGTATCCCGCGAAAACCGCCCAGGTGATGACCTCTCCCCAGGCAAAAAAAGCCACCAGTCCAGCCAGGAGCGGTTCGGATAAGGTAGCCGTGGAGATTCGGCTGGCGCCGATGTAACGAATGGCATAGTTTAATGAGGTGTGCCCGGCCATGGTGGGGATTAAGGCCATGAGGATGAAGCAGAGCCAGGTGACGCCGTTGTATTTAATGATCGGCAGATCGAGAAAAACCAGGCAGATAAAACCAAAGACAGCGGCTAGACCGTAAACCGCTGAGACATAAACCATATTTGGTAAAAATTCTCTGAGCCTTCGCCCAAGAAGGAGATATGCCGAGAAGAAAATGGTGCAAAGTAGCGCCAGACCGTCGCCGGCAAGGTGCTCCGGGTTTAAGCTCAGGTCATTGCCTCCTAGAAAGACAATCCCGATTAGACCGAGGCTGATAGCCAGAAAGAGGCTGGCACTCAGGCGCTCACCAAAAATGAAGTAGGCGGCCGTGACGGTAATGACCGGGTTCATGGAAAAAAAGATGGTCGCATTTGCCACGGTTGTCTTTTGAACCGCGCCGATAAAGGTGAAAAAATGCGCTGCCAGAGCCAGGCCGGACAGGCAAAGAAGAAGGTAGTCTCTTTTGCGCAGGCGTCTGAGCATATTGAGTCTCGACCCGGCCAGGGGAAGCAGGAGTATGGCGGCAAGGCCCAGGCGCCAGGTGGCGATGGCAAAAGGATGCGCCTCACCCAGCCTGACAATGTTTCCAGACTGGCTGGCCGATATCAGTCCCACGATCAGAAAGAGATAGACGCTTCTTGGAACAGTCATGAAGGTCCCGGTCCTAACTTCTGCCTGGCTGATCAATTTCCGCATCAGACAGGGACACGAAAAACAGCTTACTAGAATTATTTCTTCTTAGCATGCTGGGAGCGAAATGCAAAGAATAAGCGAAAATGAGCGCCCGCATTATTACTTCAAGAAGTGAGGAGTCCAGAAGGTGAGGAGCAGAAGATAGACGAGCAAGGCCGCAAAAAGGCAGGCGAGGCAGACACATCCCCTTGAACGTTCCAGCGTCACCAGGCTTTCCTGCCTCTATTCCGTCAAATGTCACACCTGCTTGTCATTAATATAGATAGTGCTTCCAAATACCAGAGTTGACACTACTTGGGAAAGTACTATACTGCTACTACTATAATTGTGATCAGATCAGGACTTTTTTCTTGACTCTGACGAGGTAAGGTTGTTTTTATATTCTACTGTAGGACGTCAATGAGGTTTATGAAGAAGGACGCTGTCTTTCACGAAGGATACGCTGTGGATATTTTTTCAGTGAGTTCTACCCGCTCTCATAAAATTTTCAAATTTTAGGAAGGAGGCCTGTGTGTCCATGAGCAAAAGGTGCCACTTAGGTCTTGATATAGGTTCGATCAGTCTTAATACTGTTCTGCTGGACGATAATATGGAGGTTATATTTGAGGATTATACGCGCATCCATGGTCGTCCTTATGAGGTAACTCTGGAGGTCTTAGGACGACTGCTAGGCGAATACGACCAGGACCAGATCGCCACCGTTTCAATTACGGGCACGGGAGGCAAGAGCCTAGCCGATCTTCTCGGAGGGTCCTTTGTCAATGAAGTCATCGCTCAAACCCGGGCCACCAGCCATTTTGTGCCGCAGGCCAGAACCATCATTGACATGGGCGGTGAGGATTCCAAGCTTATCCTGGTTACGAGTGAGGATGGGGGAGGCCTGACCATTGCGGATTTTGCCATGAACTCCATGTGTGCTGCTGGCACGGGTTCCTTTTTGGATCAACAGGCTCACCGGCTTGGTTACGCTATTGAGGATTTTGGCAAGGAAGCCCTTCGTTCGGAAACCCCGCCCCGGCTGGCCGGTCGGTGCAGCGTTTTTGCCAAAACCGACATGATCCATCTTCAACAGGCCGCCACGCCTGATTTCGAGATCATTGCCGGTCTTTGCTATGCTTTGGCTCGCAACTTACGCAGCAATCTGGCCAAGGGTAAAAAGATTATGCCTCCGGTTAGCTTCCAGGGGGGTGTGGCCGCCAATGACGGTGTCCATAAGGCTTTCAGGGAGGTCATGGATCTGTCTGAAAAAGAGTTCATTATCCCTAAATATTTTTACTTCATGGGCGCCATTGGCGCTGCTTTATGCACGATGGACCGGCTGAAGGAGCACTCGGAAGCCGCGAATGGTTTCGCCGGGCTGGAAAAGCTTAAGCACCATATAAACCAGCAGAAGCCTGAGAGGAGCCTCCTCAAACCTTTAAAAAAACCTGAAACAGAACCCTCGATAGCCTACCGCCGCCTGGACGATCTACCTCCGGGGGAGAAGGTGGAGGTCTACCTTGGCATTGACGTCGGGTCCATCAGTACTAATTTGGTCTTAATTGACGAGGACATAAACGTCATTGACCGGGAGTACCTCATGACCGCCGGTCGGCCTCTTGAGGCCATCCAAAAGGGACTCCGAGCCGTGGGTGAGCGTGTCGGGGATAGAGTTCAGGTCATGGGAGTCGGCACCACTGGTTCCGGACGATACCTTACCGGCGATTTTACCGGCGCGGATATTGTGCGCAATGAAATCACGGCCCAGGCTACCGCGGCGGCGGTAATTGATCCGAAGGTAGACACCATTTTCGAGATCGGCGGTCAGGACTCCAAATACATCAGTCTGGAAAACGGGGCGATTGTTGATTTTATGATGAACAAGGTCTGCGCGGCCGGAACCGGCTCCTTCCTTGAAGAACAGGCGGAAAAGCTCGGGATCAACATCGAAGAAGAGTTTGGCAGCCTCGCCCTTTCCGCTGAACATCCGGTCCAGCTGGGTGAACGCTGCACCGTGTTCATGGAGTCCGACCTGATTCACCATCAGCAGCAAGGGGCTGAAACTCCGGACCTGGTGGCTGGTTTATCGTACTCTATCGTGACCAACTATCTGAACAAGGTCGTGGAAGGTCGCCGTATTGGCGACCACATATTTTACCAGGGGGCGACCGCCTTTAACAAAGGCATTGTCGCTGCTTTCGAAAGCATCACTGGTAAAAAGATCACCGTGCCCGATCATACGGACGTGACCGGCGCCATCGGTTCGGCCATCCTGGCTATGCGTGAACGAACCTGGGGAAAAAGCAAGTTCAAAGGGTTTGACCTTTCAGAGCGCCGCTATGAAATTACCTCTTTCGAGTGCAATGGGTGCTCCAACGCCTGCGAAATCCGTAAGGTGACCCTGGAAGGAGAGACGCCGCTTTTCTATGGCTCCCGCTGTGAGAAGTATGA
This genomic interval carries:
- a CDS encoding DMT family transporter, whose amino-acid sequence is MTVPRSVYLFLIVGLISASQSGNIVRLGEAHPFAIATWRLGLAAILLLPLAGSRLNMLRRLRKRDYLLLCLSGLALAAHFFTFIGAVQKTTVANATIFFSMNPVITVTAAYFIFGERLSASLFLAISLGLIGIVFLGGNDLSLNPEHLAGDGLALLCTIFFSAYLLLGRRLREFLPNMVYVSAVYGLAAVFGFICLVFLDLPIIKYNGVTWLCFILMALIPTMAGHTSLNYAIRYIGASRISTATLSEPLLAGLVAFFAWGEVITWAVFAGYVFMCAAVLVLVRDL
- a CDS encoding ABC transporter ATP-binding protein, with the protein product MGTPIIQLQSATKVYPMEGETVEALKEVDLEIKTGDFVAVMGPSGSGKSTLMHILGLLDSLTAGQYELEGEDVSSISRNMRADIRNRKIGFIFQTFNLLSRSTALENVELPMLYRRPGDQNRREKAMEALKLVGLEDRAFHQPMQLSGGQQQRVAFARALINSPSLILADEPTGNLDTRTGQEIIKLLDSLHDQGITVILVTHDPEVGQAARRRIFFRDGLLEREEVN
- a CDS encoding MBL fold metallo-hydrolase produces the protein MRITEPGRVTDRIFFLGRTESCIYLVDGGEEYALIGGGMVYAAFEIPKQIQNFGIKEDRIRRIVILHAHFDHVGCIPYFKKRWPWAKVTASARAKEMFAEPRVVETIASMNQVTAAGHGVEEEVREQGLLDFARLEIEEAVGGGDTLPCGDLNLEIIDARGHSSCSIAVYLPEEKALFASDAGGIPYGDTAFTVANSNFDQYQQTLERIAALDVEIYLAGHYGVMTGWDAREYIQDATEAAQETRKLIEESYARTQDVRQTAEEVTRIRLDASPGYFLSKEMVFMTTQQMVKNLVKLMGE
- a CDS encoding ABC transporter permease — protein: MDIILTAFRLAVRALLAYKVRSLLTMLGIIIGIGSVIVMFSIGRGANASIQKQINDLGTNMLMIFSGSSKKGGVRAGWGTMPSLTVKDALAIERECPAVRLSSYLISRNVQVVNGKTNWGTKGYGVSPNFAEIRAWPIQEGQFLTAQHLKSAASVVVLGSSVAENLFQPGEEIIGRKVRIKNFPFRVIGVLIPKGRNPSGQDQDDVVFIPYTTHVRRLIGRRLPGIVHYIGVSAQSQELVPEAKREIEELLRQRHRILPGQDDDFTIRTLDEFSNMAAKTTGTMTLLLTAVAAVSLAVGGIGIMNIMLVSVTERTREIGIRMAVGARERDVLVQFLVESVTMSIVGGLLGTILGIASSKLISGLAEWPTIITMDSILLATLFSMGVGVFFGFYPARKASRMDPIEALRYE